Proteins encoded in a region of the Triticum dicoccoides isolate Atlit2015 ecotype Zavitan chromosome 3A, WEW_v2.0, whole genome shotgun sequence genome:
- the LOC119269772 gene encoding ubiquitin-like domain-containing CTD phosphatase, with protein sequence MSEASSSSAAAPASAPPPAPALDPEAISLMAEEAPPEEITLVVKWGGKEYTVRAMGDDTLLELKRRICEFTDVLPKRQKLLYPKLILNDESVLLSSLPFKPNGKLTMIGTVEDEIFVDRPDDPEVLDDYEFFKDEVTAIKDNVLYKQKVKRRASQYKIKLLNPCRDGKRLLVLDIDYTLFDHRSPAENPLELMRPFLHEFLAAAYAEYDIMIWSATNMKWVQLKMEQLGVLSNPNYKITALLDHMAMITVHAPDKKVFDCKPLGVIWTKFPEHYNEKNTIMFDDLRRNFVMNPQNGLVIRPFKNASKNRGRDQELRKLTQYLLSIAELEDFSKLEHDGWESFMDETGKRRRRR encoded by the exons ATGTCGGAGGCGTCCTCTTCCTCGGCGGCGGCCCCGGCCTCGGCCCCGCCCCCTGCGCCGGCGCTGGATCCGGAGGCGATCTCCCTCATGGCGGAGGAGGCGCCGCCGGAGGAGATTACGCTGGTCGTGAAGTGGGGCGGGAAGGAGTACACGGTGCGGGCGATGGGGGACGACACGCTGTTGGAGCTGAAGCGGCGCATCTGCGAGTTCACCGACGTGCTGCCCAAACGCCAGAAGCTTCTCTACCCCAAGCTCATACTCAACGACGAGTccgtcctcctctcctccctccccttCAAGCCCAACGGCAAGCTGACCATGATCGG TACTGTTGAAGACGAAATATTTGTGGACCGACCAGATGATCCAGAGGTGCTCGATGATTATGAATTTTTCAAAGATGAAGTTACTGCTATAAAGGATAATGTTCTCTACAAGCAAAAAGTGAAACGTCGTGCAAGCCAGTATAAG ATCAAGCTCTTGAATCCATGCCGCGATGGAAAAAGATTGCTTGTGTTAGACATTGACTATACTCTGTTTGACCATAGGTCTCCAGCTGAGAATCCTTTGGAACTCATGCGTCCAT TTCTCCATGAATTTCTCGCTGCTGCATACGCAGAGTATGATATCATGATATGGTCAGCAACAAA TATGAAATGGGTGCAACTGAAGATGGAGCAACTTGGAGTTCTCAGCAACCCCAACTACAAGATCACTGCCCTTCTGGATCACATGGCGATGATAACTGTGCATGCTCCTGACAAGAAGGTTTTCGACTGCAAACCTCTTGGTGTCATCTGGACTAAGTTCCCTGAG CACTACAACGAGAAGAACACGATCATGTTTGACGACCTCAGGAGGAACTTCGTCATGAACCCACAGAACGGCCTCGTGATCAGACCGTTCAAGAACGCCAGTAAGAACCGAGGCCGCGATCAGGAGCTGCGAAAGCTCACGCAGTACCTGCTCTCCATTGCGGAGCTAGAAGATTTCAGCAAGCTGGAGCACGACGGCTGGGAGTCCTTCATGGACGAAACCGGCAAGAGACGCAGGCGCAGGTAG